The Silvanigrella paludirubra genome contains a region encoding:
- a CDS encoding tetratricopeptide repeat protein: protein MKNKILYFSIFNILLLSHLETFSSVNQTSVTSNKKVANSNIENSYKIYREAKSILINALPGEQLKAEKLLVESIRLNPKNIDAYIELSRLIQQQVSQGYRHPYELQKSIELITEANELDPNRPKALFAKADILYYSGQPKAAEDLYVETLTKLPDHLDSYIEKGRIFSERNPKESLLNIELALKKGANTDDISQSAATAISRLSKPNELGFALKEFALKYPDRWIWHKAALAFINIKNYNEATLCFEKAILLGNDVESRLQLSVMQYSLQNKNKVAIYNLNKLITTISKRKYISPSALSLVYAHLSMANFKDKNIEDASVSAIYSAETGNDNKQFYASLVSEYKKLNALYVLEGSLKYLIKEEPDYMLPYSIYGEIYRNLKKYEDSIEMYNKALALDNTKDDLFADRAITFYKNLDYTNALNDFESALKIRPHTAIYIYNKACMLALLGKKSEALQNLKLALIEDKKLIELARFDSDFASIKSDSEYSSQFASLILDDADDKLVATDTGSK from the coding sequence TTGAAAAATAAAATATTATATTTTTCTATATTTAATATATTGTTACTTTCTCACTTAGAGACGTTTAGTAGTGTTAATCAAACTTCAGTAACTAGTAATAAAAAAGTAGCAAATTCCAATATTGAAAATTCTTATAAAATATACCGCGAAGCAAAATCAATTTTAATAAATGCCTTACCAGGCGAACAATTAAAAGCAGAAAAACTTTTAGTTGAAAGTATTAGATTAAATCCAAAAAATATTGATGCTTATATTGAACTTTCCAGATTAATTCAACAACAAGTTTCTCAAGGTTACAGACATCCTTATGAATTGCAAAAAAGTATAGAGCTTATAACAGAAGCAAATGAATTAGACCCAAATAGACCAAAAGCATTATTTGCTAAGGCAGATATACTTTATTATTCTGGTCAACCAAAAGCTGCTGAAGATCTCTATGTAGAAACTCTAACAAAACTTCCTGACCATCTTGATTCTTACATTGAAAAAGGTCGTATTTTTTCTGAAAGAAACCCAAAAGAATCTTTATTAAATATTGAACTTGCTCTAAAAAAAGGGGCAAATACCGATGACATTTCTCAATCTGCAGCCACTGCAATTTCTAGACTATCAAAACCAAATGAATTAGGATTTGCACTAAAAGAGTTCGCACTAAAATACCCTGATCGTTGGATTTGGCACAAAGCAGCATTGGCTTTTATAAATATAAAAAATTATAACGAAGCTACTCTTTGTTTTGAAAAAGCGATTTTATTAGGTAATGATGTTGAATCTCGTTTACAGCTTTCTGTAATGCAATATAGTTTGCAAAATAAAAATAAGGTAGCAATTTATAATCTTAACAAATTAATTACCACAATTTCTAAAAGAAAATATATATCCCCATCTGCTTTATCGCTAGTTTATGCTCATTTATCTATGGCAAATTTTAAAGATAAAAATATAGAAGATGCATCTGTTTCAGCAATATATTCTGCAGAAACAGGAAATGATAATAAACAATTTTATGCATCTTTAGTTTCTGAATATAAAAAATTAAATGCTTTATATGTTTTAGAGGGCTCTTTAAAATATTTGATAAAAGAAGAGCCTGATTATATGTTACCCTATAGCATTTATGGAGAAATATATAGAAATCTCAAAAAATATGAAGACTCTATTGAAATGTACAATAAAGCATTAGCGTTAGATAATACAAAAGATGATCTTTTTGCAGATAGAGCAATTACATTCTATAAAAATTTAGATTATACTAATGCATTAAATGATTTTGAGTCTGCCTTAAAGATACGCCCACACACAGCTATTTATATTTATAACAAAGCATGTATGCTCGCCCTTCTTGGAAAAAAAAGTGAAGCACTTCAAAACTTGAAACTTGCACTTATTGAAGATAAAAAACTAATTGAACTTGCACGTTTTGATTCCGACTTTGCTTCCATAAAATCAGACTCGGAATATTCATCTCAATTTGCATCCCTGATTCTTGACGATGCAGATGATAAATTAGTTGCAACAGATACTGGCTCTAAATAG
- a CDS encoding lysophospholipid acyltransferase family protein, with product MRRILFYLGYFYYLLLVKTARIKLTGFEQVQEFWKNGKNVVFCCPHNAILACFVGVDSLVRPNVVLISSLSGDGELVAKLLIKRRFEMIRGSSSRGGKKALLELQKAGKLGKSLGVAFDGPKGPPFVPKRGIIGCARAVDGPLFFIHAHALKGRIFGFPKGIRVNSWDRFLIPLPFCEISVCFEKIPEKQELNIQDDLKYEDYVLENVQKRATELYSHIYHKK from the coding sequence ATGAGAAGGATTTTATTTTATTTAGGTTATTTTTATTATTTGTTATTAGTAAAAACAGCGAGAATAAAGTTAACTGGATTTGAGCAAGTTCAAGAATTCTGGAAAAACGGTAAAAATGTAGTTTTCTGCTGCCCTCATAATGCAATTTTAGCTTGTTTTGTTGGAGTGGATAGCCTTGTTCGTCCCAACGTTGTTTTAATATCAAGTTTAAGCGGTGATGGTGAACTTGTTGCAAAGTTACTGATTAAAAGAAGATTTGAAATGATTCGAGGTTCTTCAAGTAGAGGTGGAAAAAAAGCTCTGCTCGAACTTCAAAAAGCAGGAAAGCTTGGTAAAAGTTTAGGAGTTGCTTTTGACGGCCCTAAAGGGCCTCCTTTTGTCCCTAAAAGAGGAATCATTGGATGTGCTCGTGCCGTAGATGGTCCTTTGTTTTTTATTCATGCGCATGCATTAAAAGGAAGAATATTTGGATTTCCAAAGGGAATCCGAGTGAACTCCTGGGATCGATTTTTAATACCACTACCTTTTTGTGAAATTTCTGTTTGTTTTGAAAAAATACCTGAAAAACAAGAGTTAAATATTCAAGATGATCTAAAGTATGAGGATTATGTTCTTGAAAATGTCCAAAAAAGAGCTACCGAATTATATTCACATATATATCATAAAAAATAA
- a CDS encoding alkyl/aryl-sulfatase, with the protein MINNLNKSQKDATKFTIEANKKILDYLPFENINDIEDANANKEIDFPADIIYGKENNVVMNFKQFNFLNSEKSPETVNPSLWRQSQLVNKQALYKVTEGIYQVRNIDLSNITFILGNTGWIVIDTMTSTETANAALNLVNETLSEKLQLKDKTRVSAVIITHSHVDHFGGIKALVNEKDVIDKKVEYIAPAGFSEEALSENILAGNVMSRRASYMYGNLIDINAKGGVGCGLGLATSQGTISFMEPNKLIDENSAKVTQTVDGVKVVYLMAEETEAPAEMLFYFPDHKAICLSEDINHTLHNTLTMRGAKVRNPAKWSKVIDEVIQLWGNEAQYSFGSHHWPQFGNASVVKQLNTQRNLYKYINDQTLRLANQGLTMHEIAENFVLPDSLAKEFTNRGYYGNLKHNVRATYQLYQGWWDGNPSNYDPHTPTEEAKKYVEMIGEEKILESAHKAFENGDYRWAATLTNKLVFANPKNQNARYLGADALEQLGYQAESGAVRNYYLTGAKELRDGTPNSANAPTTTSSDIINGMSTEMFLDYMAVHLNPAKTGEEEFKFNLNISNNAQIKRENSNYLIAVQSGVLLYWKDKKDPNANGTIEITNSQFKELFLNKDSAKKIQKNVDIKYEGDKQKLITFLGAFEKSEFWFPIVEPKTEKKPRGN; encoded by the coding sequence ATGATAAATAATTTGAATAAATCGCAAAAAGACGCTACTAAATTTACAATTGAAGCAAATAAAAAAATTCTGGATTATCTGCCTTTTGAAAATATAAATGATATTGAAGATGCAAATGCAAATAAGGAAATAGATTTTCCCGCAGATATTATCTATGGAAAAGAAAATAATGTAGTTATGAATTTTAAACAGTTTAACTTTTTAAATAGTGAAAAATCTCCTGAAACTGTAAATCCAAGTTTATGGCGTCAATCACAATTAGTTAATAAACAAGCATTATATAAAGTTACGGAAGGTATTTATCAAGTTAGAAATATAGATTTATCTAATATAACTTTTATTCTTGGCAATACTGGTTGGATTGTAATTGATACAATGACTTCAACAGAAACAGCTAATGCTGCTTTAAATTTAGTTAATGAAACATTAAGTGAAAAATTACAATTAAAAGATAAGACAAGAGTTTCTGCTGTTATTATTACTCATAGCCACGTAGATCATTTTGGGGGAATTAAAGCCCTTGTAAATGAAAAAGATGTTATTGACAAAAAAGTTGAATATATTGCACCTGCTGGATTTAGCGAAGAAGCTCTAAGTGAAAATATTCTTGCTGGAAATGTGATGAGCCGTAGAGCATCTTATATGTATGGAAATTTAATTGATATCAATGCAAAAGGGGGGGTTGGCTGTGGCCTTGGATTAGCAACATCTCAAGGTACCATTTCATTTATGGAGCCAAATAAACTTATAGATGAAAATTCAGCTAAAGTAACACAAACTGTAGACGGTGTAAAAGTTGTTTATTTAATGGCCGAAGAGACAGAAGCTCCTGCTGAAATGTTATTTTATTTTCCAGATCACAAAGCAATTTGTTTATCTGAAGATATAAATCATACATTGCATAACACCTTAACAATGAGGGGCGCAAAAGTAAGAAACCCTGCAAAATGGTCTAAAGTGATCGATGAAGTGATTCAGCTATGGGGAAATGAAGCTCAATATTCTTTTGGAAGTCATCATTGGCCTCAGTTTGGGAATGCTAGTGTGGTCAAACAACTAAACACACAAAGAAATTTATACAAATATATTAATGATCAAACTTTACGTTTGGCAAATCAAGGTTTGACTATGCATGAAATTGCAGAAAATTTTGTTTTACCTGATAGCTTGGCGAAGGAATTTACGAATCGTGGATATTATGGAAATTTAAAACACAATGTCCGTGCTACTTACCAATTGTATCAAGGATGGTGGGATGGAAATCCATCAAACTATGATCCTCATACACCTACTGAAGAAGCAAAAAAATATGTAGAAATGATCGGCGAAGAGAAAATATTAGAAAGTGCGCACAAGGCATTTGAAAATGGAGATTATCGTTGGGCAGCTACCTTGACAAATAAACTTGTATTTGCAAACCCAAAAAATCAAAATGCCCGTTACTTAGGTGCTGATGCTCTTGAGCAACTTGGATATCAGGCTGAATCTGGAGCTGTGCGTAATTATTATTTAACAGGTGCTAAAGAGCTCAGAGATGGAACTCCAAATAGTGCTAATGCCCCAACTACAACCTCTTCTGATATCATAAATGGTATGAGTACTGAAATGTTTTTAGATTATATGGCAGTTCATTTAAACCCCGCAAAAACAGGTGAAGAAGAATTTAAATTTAACTTAAATATTTCAAATAATGCTCAAATAAAAAGAGAAAATAGCAATTATTTAATTGCTGTACAAAGCGGAGTTTTGCTATATTGGAAAGATAAAAAAGATCCAAATGCAAATGGAACTATTGAAATAACAAACTCTCAGTTTAAAGAATTATTTTTAAATAAAGATTCTGCAAAAAAAATACAAAAGAATGTGGATATAAAATACGAGGGTGATAAACAAAAATTAATTACCTTTTTAGGCGCATTTGAAAAGTCTGAATTTTGGTTCCCTATTGTTGAGCCAAAAACAGAAAAAAAACCCAGAGGCAATTGA
- a CDS encoding M20/M25/M40 family metallo-hydrolase has product MNNINHTHSSTCGCKNEKGDPLFTTAPSAATQKALNYCESNLKNEYENLKKLVKIPSVSLNGFDENEVKLSAEATAETLRNAGLENVEVLELSKGVHPYVYAEWLHKPDAPTLLLYAHHDVQPPGREEKWNSNPFIPTEKNGRLYGRGTADDKAGIIAHTAAISAYLKTMGELPVNVKVIIEGEEEIGSNNLAQFVRSHKNKLKADGIIVTDCANVDSGIPSITTALRGLVAVDIEVEALDHPVHSGLWGGILPDPVIALSHILSSLSDEKGNIKVKGILDDIRPLTNEERTQFSNLKMENIARGATGLLNGLPFIAPESEFAERLWRYPSLSINAIQSGSKKLVSNIIQDAAWARVSIRIVPDMKPQDILNKLTKHIEMICPPGFRLKVTSESASNWWSIADPKADVYQIAARSLEKGYAHTTQFIGCGASIPFVQPLSDEFGGIPAILVGVEDPYTNAHSENESLLLSDFKKSILGQIHMLADLAKYKKS; this is encoded by the coding sequence ATGAACAACATAAACCATACGCATTCTTCAACTTGTGGCTGCAAAAATGAAAAAGGGGATCCCCTTTTTACAACCGCTCCTTCAGCAGCAACTCAAAAAGCATTAAATTATTGTGAAAGTAATTTAAAAAATGAATACGAAAATTTAAAAAAACTTGTTAAAATCCCTAGTGTAAGTTTAAATGGATTCGATGAAAATGAAGTCAAATTAAGCGCAGAAGCAACGGCGGAAACGTTACGTAATGCGGGATTGGAAAATGTCGAAGTCTTAGAACTTTCTAAAGGAGTTCATCCATATGTTTATGCAGAATGGCTTCATAAACCCGATGCTCCTACGTTGTTACTTTATGCACACCATGATGTTCAACCACCTGGACGTGAAGAAAAATGGAATTCGAATCCATTTATTCCTACTGAAAAAAACGGAAGACTTTATGGCAGAGGCACTGCAGATGACAAAGCTGGAATTATTGCTCATACCGCAGCCATTTCTGCATATTTAAAGACAATGGGAGAACTTCCTGTTAACGTCAAAGTTATTATTGAAGGCGAAGAAGAAATCGGCAGTAATAATTTAGCCCAGTTTGTTCGCTCTCATAAAAATAAATTAAAAGCAGATGGAATTATCGTAACAGATTGCGCCAATGTCGACTCTGGCATTCCAAGTATTACAACAGCATTAAGAGGACTTGTTGCCGTTGATATTGAAGTTGAAGCCTTAGATCACCCCGTGCATTCTGGATTGTGGGGAGGAATTTTACCCGATCCTGTAATTGCTTTATCCCATATTTTATCCTCTTTGAGCGATGAAAAAGGAAATATAAAAGTAAAAGGCATTTTAGATGATATAAGACCTTTAACAAATGAAGAAAGAACGCAATTTTCAAATCTTAAAATGGAAAATATTGCTAGAGGTGCTACAGGATTATTAAATGGATTGCCTTTTATTGCTCCTGAATCGGAATTTGCAGAACGTTTATGGCGTTATCCTTCACTAAGTATAAACGCAATTCAAAGTGGTTCAAAAAAACTTGTAAGTAACATAATTCAAGATGCTGCTTGGGCACGTGTATCCATTAGAATAGTCCCCGATATGAAACCTCAAGACATTTTAAATAAGTTAACGAAACACATTGAAATGATATGCCCCCCTGGATTTAGACTTAAAGTAACGTCCGAATCAGCAAGTAATTGGTGGTCAATCGCAGACCCAAAAGCAGATGTATATCAAATTGCGGCTCGCTCACTTGAAAAAGGATACGCTCATACTACCCAATTCATTGGCTGTGGCGCTAGCATTCCTTTTGTTCAGCCTTTATCAGACGAATTCGGCGGCATACCTGCTATTTTAGTAGGAGTTGAAGATCCTTATACAAATGCGCATTCGGAAAATGAAAGTCTTCTATTAAGCGATTTTAAAAAATCGATATTAGGACAAATCCATATGCTTGCAGATTTAGCAAAATACAAAAAAAGCTAA
- a CDS encoding J domain-containing protein, which yields MDNDFIDEDLFEALRRDAEKKRLKKLEKQERLEKRKIALQELQNILEIKHLETENDFDSCLLAANKYKMGTIDWALAFLNLSEINNSKEIRDKYLKLAQNWHPDKNAKNSNEAMKYLNEAWQILKKNI from the coding sequence ATGGATAACGATTTTATTGATGAAGACCTATTTGAAGCATTGCGAAGAGATGCTGAAAAAAAGAGGTTAAAAAAATTAGAAAAACAAGAACGTCTTGAAAAAAGAAAAATAGCTCTTCAAGAACTTCAAAATATTTTAGAAATAAAACACCTAGAAACGGAAAATGATTTTGATTCTTGTTTACTTGCTGCAAATAAATATAAAATGGGAACAATAGATTGGGCTCTTGCTTTTCTAAATTTATCGGAAATTAATAACTCAAAAGAAATTAGAGATAAATACTTAAAACTTGCACAAAATTGGCATCCAGACAAAAACGCTAAAAACTCAAACGAAGCTATGAAATACCTAAATGAAGCTTGGCAAATATTGAAAAAAAATATATAG
- the ccsA gene encoding cytochrome c biogenesis protein CcsA has product MPNLSFQENLIRNIFMLEAVSRIAMSALFGFAVLCFGYTLSLKARDKKHSEKFHFIARVFFILASVFTVIYATLEFILPINTFTTQVYTAICLVLAIAVIIIDRGKEGLPSFSFLVGALIFLMVTITPFLDPKPLYRATSVDWLVYFHVGTAALGEAIFVAAFCASLLYLREYRKLKQRKLMKNPSPTSLSGLEKLVERSSLIGLSFITFSLLSGLALIFVGKIAVQVGFVKILWAFLVWGWYVMTIFGRSLWGWRGRKGAKLAIFGMILLLLGLFGTIWQYF; this is encoded by the coding sequence ATGCCAAATCTTTCTTTTCAAGAGAACTTAATTCGCAATATTTTTATGCTTGAAGCCGTCTCACGTATTGCTATGAGTGCCTTATTTGGTTTTGCTGTCTTGTGCTTTGGATATACTTTAAGTTTAAAAGCGAGAGATAAAAAGCATTCAGAAAAATTTCATTTTATTGCTCGGGTTTTCTTTATTTTAGCATCTGTTTTTACGGTTATTTATGCAACTCTAGAGTTTATTTTACCTATTAATACTTTCACAACCCAAGTTTATACAGCCATTTGTTTGGTGCTTGCCATTGCTGTCATCATCATTGATCGAGGAAAAGAAGGACTTCCCTCCTTCTCTTTTTTAGTTGGTGCGCTTATATTTTTAATGGTAACAATTACACCTTTTCTCGATCCAAAACCTTTATATCGAGCGACCTCTGTTGATTGGCTGGTTTATTTTCATGTTGGTACGGCTGCATTAGGAGAGGCCATTTTTGTTGCTGCTTTTTGTGCCTCACTTTTGTATTTAAGAGAATATCGAAAATTAAAACAAAGAAAATTAATGAAAAACCCATCACCAACAAGCCTTTCAGGTTTGGAAAAATTGGTAGAACGCTCTTCTCTAATTGGTCTTTCCTTCATCACTTTTAGTCTTCTCTCAGGACTTGCCTTGATTTTTGTCGGTAAAATAGCTGTCCAAGTTGGATTTGTTAAAATTTTATGGGCATTTTTGGTTTGGGGATGGTATGTGATGACGATCTTTGGCAGAAGTCTTTGGGGCTGGCGTGGGAGAAAAGGTGCCAAGTTGGCAATTTTTGGCATGATCCTCCTGCTTTTGGGATTATTTGGTACAATTTGGCAGTACTTTTAA
- a CDS encoding asparaginase translates to MKKRVLILHTGGTFAMVLGGNNHTASKQQSPHLLENLLQRVPEIASLADIDLNVVCNIDSSDANIDLWIQLSNAILENWSQFDGFVIIHGTDTMAWTATALSYFLEGLTKPVVFTGSQRPLTALRSDARVNMIDAVELAAYGIPEVLICFDSKVHRATRATKYSNEHLYAYKSYNSPIIGSFGVNIKLNHKVLKSILPEAKRHPPIINTLANGNITSLLCVPGALPSQSFIDALLASTSGIIVQGFGAGNLPIGNKNWLELFEKALDREIPVVIASQCESGSVALDLYENGRVFSALGAISSLDMTFEATSVKLMVMLGRKIPFHKRHEFFATPLAFECTPVLLNEKKD, encoded by the coding sequence ATGAAAAAAAGAGTTCTCATACTCCATACGGGTGGTACATTTGCAATGGTTTTAGGAGGCAATAATCATACAGCCTCTAAGCAACAATCACCTCATTTATTAGAAAACTTATTACAACGGGTACCTGAAATCGCTTCGCTTGCAGATATCGATCTCAATGTCGTTTGCAACATCGATTCCTCCGATGCAAACATTGATTTGTGGATCCAGCTTTCCAATGCAATTTTAGAAAACTGGTCTCAATTTGATGGTTTTGTCATTATCCATGGAACGGACACCATGGCTTGGACGGCAACGGCTCTTTCTTACTTTTTAGAAGGATTGACAAAACCTGTCGTATTTACAGGATCTCAAAGACCACTCACAGCATTAAGAAGTGATGCGCGTGTAAATATGATCGATGCTGTGGAACTTGCTGCTTATGGTATACCTGAGGTTTTAATTTGTTTTGATAGTAAAGTTCATAGAGCAACCAGAGCTACAAAGTATTCTAATGAGCATTTATATGCTTATAAGAGTTATAATTCTCCTATCATTGGAAGCTTTGGTGTAAATATTAAGTTAAATCATAAAGTACTAAAATCAATTTTACCCGAAGCCAAAAGGCATCCTCCTATTATTAATACTTTGGCAAATGGGAATATCACTTCACTATTATGTGTACCTGGTGCTCTTCCTTCACAAAGCTTTATTGATGCCTTATTAGCTTCTACTAGTGGTATTATTGTTCAAGGATTTGGGGCAGGTAATTTACCTATTGGAAATAAAAATTGGTTAGAATTATTTGAAAAGGCGTTAGACCGAGAAATTCCTGTTGTGATTGCTTCTCAATGTGAATCTGGTTCAGTTGCTTTAGATTTATATGAGAATGGAAGAGTATTTTCTGCTTTAGGTGCTATTTCATCATTAGATATGACGTTTGAAGCGACTAGCGTAAAACTTATGGTTATGTTAGGTAGAAAAATTCCTTTTCATAAAAGACATGAATTTTTTGCAACACCATTGGCGTTTGAATGTACTCCTGTTTTATTAAATGAAAAAAAAGATTAG
- the hemA gene encoding glutamyl-tRNA reductase, translating into MTTANHFFTYCGVHYKTCPVELREEWASIGTPEKINEILKNLFPSIFIEFVVISTCNRFDICFFGNVNENHVIQVFSELNKETKFNINKSTTNHINNYLNIFYDANAIRHLFKVTASLDSLVLGEPQILGQVKNAYLKSTEFGYVQSLAGPIFNRCFRTVKKIRTETDIGKNGISIGHASIDIISRVFDNFEDKKIVLFGAGEMSRITAQHLLFSKAKSLFIANRTFAKAEKLALELGQAWPLELEDAVQRIHEFDICIAAASGNQYLIQKNHMKEYSKKRYGKLSVMVDISVPRKIDPDISSLDNLFLFNVDDLDLVMEKNRESRKSAALLAEKIIESEVQDYLITTKQKENLANVGRLHSWVKNVVDYEVTRYIRDINNGKKIDSNVISDAVAKKLVSYAAYLAKNNIKIETEESTVGDLLEFLFHLSEQPLLPENIQKEDNVFKFPIKNKMNTRNN; encoded by the coding sequence ATGACAACAGCAAACCATTTCTTTACGTATTGCGGAGTACATTATAAAACGTGTCCTGTTGAGTTACGTGAAGAATGGGCTTCAATAGGCACTCCTGAAAAAATAAATGAAATTTTAAAAAATTTATTTCCCAGTATTTTTATTGAATTTGTTGTAATTAGTACATGCAATCGCTTCGATATTTGTTTTTTTGGAAACGTAAATGAAAATCATGTTATACAGGTATTTTCTGAGTTAAATAAAGAAACTAAATTTAACATTAATAAATCAACAACAAATCATATTAATAACTATTTAAATATTTTTTATGATGCAAACGCAATAAGGCATTTATTTAAAGTAACAGCAAGTTTAGATTCTTTGGTTTTAGGTGAACCACAAATATTAGGGCAAGTTAAAAATGCCTATCTTAAATCAACTGAATTTGGATACGTACAGAGTTTAGCAGGACCTATTTTTAATCGCTGTTTCCGAACAGTTAAAAAAATTAGAACCGAAACAGATATCGGAAAAAACGGGATATCTATTGGACATGCTTCAATAGATATCATTTCTCGTGTCTTTGATAATTTTGAAGATAAAAAAATTGTGCTCTTTGGTGCAGGTGAAATGTCTAGAATCACCGCACAACATTTATTATTTTCAAAGGCAAAAAGTTTATTTATTGCCAATAGAACATTTGCTAAAGCAGAAAAATTAGCATTGGAACTAGGACAAGCTTGGCCACTTGAATTAGAAGATGCTGTTCAGCGTATTCATGAATTTGATATTTGTATTGCTGCTGCATCTGGAAATCAATATTTAATTCAAAAAAATCATATGAAAGAATATTCAAAGAAACGTTATGGAAAACTTTCTGTAATGGTTGATATCAGTGTGCCAAGAAAAATTGACCCTGATATTTCTTCTTTGGACAATTTATTTTTATTTAATGTTGATGATCTTGATTTAGTAATGGAAAAAAACAGAGAAAGTAGAAAAAGTGCTGCTTTATTAGCTGAAAAAATAATTGAGTCCGAAGTTCAAGACTATCTTATAACAACTAAACAAAAAGAAAATCTTGCAAACGTAGGTCGCCTTCATAGTTGGGTAAAAAATGTAGTAGACTATGAAGTAACAAGATATATTCGTGATATTAATAACGGAAAAAAAATAGACTCTAATGTAATATCCGATGCTGTAGCAAAAAAACTTGTTTCTTATGCTGCTTATTTAGCAAAAAATAATATTAAAATTGAGACTGAAGAAAGTACCGTTGGGGATCTTCTTGAGTTTTTATTTCATCTTTCAGAGCAACCATTATTGCCTGAAAATATTCAAAAAGAAGATAATGTCTTTAAATTCCCCATTAAAAATAAAATGAACACAAGGAACAATTAA
- the hemC gene encoding hydroxymethylbilane synthase, with amino-acid sequence MSQIIHIATRKSMLALWQAETIQKLLISQGVQTKLLPIVTTGDKMQKSQLAEIQLQTENQDSHHLTTGKGLFIKEIQEALLSKKAHVAVHSMKDLPVTQTKGLNIVSLLPRAGARDILILSPDVLQETKLNLLTDSERKNIDFEKLKSILLSSKLFMEKQIGTTSTRRQMLLKKIFSNQLNLQILRGNVDSRLKRVKNNEFSAIILAEAGLERLGFLNHENMFFLPTEKFVPATAQGVIAVEAIENDLELISYLNKLNCKKTCIAAGLERMVLALLGGDCHSSIGVYYENKNLHIICGRNLVHKEAIIKMESSSLNEIESLFLESKGNFSIFFTNLCHSIHAKNINEILIEKGFLEVSELNFFNL; translated from the coding sequence ATGTCTCAAATTATTCATATTGCAACAAGAAAAAGTATGCTCGCTTTATGGCAAGCAGAAACAATTCAAAAATTACTAATATCTCAGGGTGTTCAGACTAAGTTATTACCTATTGTAACAACTGGTGATAAAATGCAAAAATCTCAATTAGCAGAAATTCAATTGCAAACTGAGAATCAAGATTCTCATCATTTAACAACAGGTAAAGGGTTATTTATAAAAGAAATTCAAGAAGCTCTGTTATCTAAAAAAGCACATGTTGCTGTTCATAGTATGAAAGATTTACCAGTCACCCAAACTAAAGGTTTAAATATTGTTTCTTTATTACCTAGGGCAGGTGCGAGAGATATTCTTATTCTTTCTCCTGATGTCTTACAAGAAACAAAATTAAATTTATTGACTGATAGTGAAAGAAAAAATATTGATTTTGAAAAATTAAAATCCATTCTTTTGTCTAGTAAATTGTTTATGGAAAAACAAATTGGGACAACAAGTACACGAAGACAAATGTTGTTAAAAAAAATATTTTCAAATCAATTAAATTTACAAATTTTACGTGGAAATGTAGATTCACGATTAAAAAGAGTAAAAAATAATGAGTTTTCTGCAATCATTTTAGCTGAAGCAGGTCTTGAAAGATTAGGCTTTTTAAATCATGAAAATATGTTTTTTCTACCAACTGAAAAATTTGTACCAGCAACTGCTCAAGGTGTCATAGCCGTAGAAGCTATTGAAAATGATTTAGAATTAATTTCATATCTTAATAAGCTAAATTGTAAAAAAACTTGTATAGCAGCAGGTCTTGAACGAATGGTTCTTGCGCTTTTAGGTGGAGATTGTCATTCTTCTATTGGTGTCTATTATGAAAATAAAAATCTACATATTATTTGTGGTCGTAATTTAGTTCATAAAGAAGCAATTATAAAAATGGAAAGTTCCTCACTTAATGAGATTGAATCATTATTTTTAGAAAGTAAGGGAAATTTTTCGATATTTTTTACAAATTTATGTCATTCAATACATGCTAAAAATATTAATGAAATTTTAATTGAAAAAGGCTTTTTGGAGGTCAGTGAGTTAAATTTTTTTAATCTTTAG
- a CDS encoding BolA family protein → MLNHDVKNRIEEGIPDSECLVNEFSGGTDHYSVVVISDSFDGLASLKRHRMIMDLFKEEMDTGEVHALTIKALTRKQWNDQKLK, encoded by the coding sequence ATGTTAAATCATGATGTTAAAAATCGAATTGAAGAGGGCATTCCAGATTCTGAGTGTCTTGTAAATGAATTTTCGGGAGGAACAGATCATTATTCTGTTGTCGTTATATCCGATTCATTTGATGGGCTTGCTTCCTTAAAAAGGCATAGAATGATAATGGATCTCTTTAAGGAAGAAATGGATACGGGTGAAGTTCATGCCCTTACCATTAAAGCCTTAACCCGGAAACAATGGAATGATCAAAAATTAAAATAA